In the Euphorbia lathyris chromosome 5, ddEupLath1.1, whole genome shotgun sequence genome, one interval contains:
- the LOC136230562 gene encoding uncharacterized protein yields the protein MLLQKSIDGKLPKGTTKLVASIFSVGIQAVQRIWKHWKNDGLHADVSHRRTKNCGRKRIQIDWDRFRQIPLQQRTTLSSLAYAMGMKRTTMFRRLQYGAIRRHSNAIKALLKEENKRSRLKFCISMLEESSISHDPTFKEMYNIVHIDEKWFQMTKKNQNYYLLSDEEDPLRTCKSKNFIGKVMFLVALARPRFDAERNETFSGKIGVFPLVTQIPAKRNNVNKAAGTLETKPINSITRDVIRSYLIGKVLHAIKEKWPRVDCRDPIFIQQDNARTHIDQDDEEFCQAATQDGFNIRLMCQPANSLDMNVLDLGFF from the coding sequence ATGTTGTTACAGAAAAGCATTGATGGAAAATTACCTAAAGGGACGACCAAGTTAGTGGCATCAATATTTTCGGTTGGTATTCAGGCTGTTCAACGCATTTGGAAACATTGGAAAAATGACGGATTGCATGCTGATGTTTCGCATAGAAGGACAAAGAATTGCGGTCGTAAGAGAATTCAGATTGACTGGGATCGATTTCGTCAAATCCCTTTGCAGCAGCGGACAACCCTTAGCTCTTTAGCTTATGCAATGGGCATGAAAAGGACTACAATGTTTAGACGTTTGCAATATGGAGCAATACGAAGACATTCAAATGCTATAAAAGCTCTTTTAAAGGAAGAAAATAAGAGATCCCGATTGAAATTTTGCATATCAATGCTTGAAGAAAGCAGTATCTCACATGATCCAACGTTTAAAGAGATGTACAATATTGTCCATATTGATGAGAAATGGTTCCAGATGacaaagaaaaatcagaattaTTACTTACTATCGGATGAAGAAGATCCATTACGCACATGTAAAAGCAAAAACTTTATTGGGAAAGTCATGTTTCTAGTTGCCTTAGCTCGGCCAAGATTTGATGCTGAAAGAAATGAAACTTTCTCTGGGAAGATCGGTGTGTTTCCTTTGGTTACTCAAATTCCAGCCAAAAGGAACAATGTTAACAAAGCTGCGGGGACTTTAGAGACTAAACCAATAAATTCAATTACTAGAGATGTTATAAGGTCTTACTTGATCGGTAAAGTACTACATGCAATTAAGGAAAAATGGCCAAGAGTAGATTGTAGGGATCCAATATTTATTCAGCAAGACAATGCAAGAACACACATTGATCAAGATGATGAAGAATTTTGCCAAGCTGCTACCCAAGATGGGTTTAATATTCGTTTGATGTGTCAACCTGCTAACTCTCTAGATATGAATGTCTTGGATCTCGGATTTTTTTAG